Proteins encoded within one genomic window of Flavobacterium oreochromis:
- a CDS encoding FAD-binding oxidoreductase — translation MPISKELIQKLIDVVGEPYVFTDIETREAYGHDETEDFSFPPGVVVKPSSAEEVASVVKLANEFYTAVVPIGGQTGLSGGALSVLEGIGLSTERLNKIIEIDEKNLQVITEPGVITQVLRETVAEKGLFYPVDPSSMGSCFIGGNIAENSGGARAVKYGLTKDYILNLQVVLPNGQIIWTGANTLKNSTGYNLTQLMVGSEGTLGIVTKAVIKLLPKVSFNILMLVPFYKADQACEAVSAIFRAGIVPSALEFMERDAIDWSLKYIEGIAIEVKPDHQAHLLIEVDGNYSEILMLEAEKIMNVLDNFEIDEILFADTEDQKNALWKMRRGVAEAVKANSIYKEEDTVVPRYELPKLLKGIKLIGAKYGFQSVCYGHAGDGNLHVNIIKGNLTDKQWKEEVPKGIREIFELTLSLKGTLSGEHGIGWVQKNYMDIAFSKMHLELMEQIKYIFDPNNIMNPGKILPDKF, via the coding sequence ATGCCTATTTCAAAAGAATTAATTCAAAAGTTGATAGATGTTGTTGGAGAACCATATGTTTTCACCGATATAGAGACACGAGAAGCGTATGGACATGATGAAACTGAAGATTTTTCCTTTCCACCAGGAGTAGTTGTAAAACCAAGTAGTGCAGAAGAAGTAGCTTCAGTTGTTAAATTAGCAAATGAATTTTATACCGCTGTTGTCCCCATAGGAGGGCAGACAGGTTTAAGTGGAGGAGCTTTGTCTGTGTTAGAAGGAATTGGTCTTTCCACAGAACGATTAAATAAAATTATTGAAATAGATGAAAAAAACCTTCAAGTTATCACAGAACCAGGCGTTATAACACAAGTATTACGAGAAACAGTTGCGGAAAAAGGTCTTTTTTATCCTGTAGATCCAAGTAGTATGGGGAGTTGCTTCATAGGAGGTAATATAGCAGAAAACTCAGGAGGGGCTAGGGCTGTTAAATATGGATTAACTAAAGATTATATACTTAACTTGCAGGTTGTTTTACCTAATGGACAAATTATATGGACTGGAGCTAATACATTAAAAAATTCTACAGGCTACAATCTAACTCAACTAATGGTAGGAAGCGAAGGAACATTAGGAATTGTAACAAAAGCAGTTATAAAATTACTTCCGAAAGTATCTTTTAATATATTAATGCTAGTGCCATTTTATAAAGCAGATCAAGCTTGTGAGGCCGTTTCTGCCATTTTTAGAGCAGGCATTGTACCTAGTGCTTTAGAATTTATGGAACGGGATGCTATTGATTGGAGTTTAAAATATATAGAAGGGATTGCTATTGAAGTAAAACCCGATCATCAAGCCCATTTGTTAATTGAAGTAGATGGAAATTATTCAGAAATTTTAATGCTAGAAGCAGAGAAGATAATGAATGTTCTTGATAATTTTGAAATTGATGAAATTCTTTTTGCTGATACAGAAGATCAAAAGAATGCGTTGTGGAAAATGAGACGAGGCGTGGCAGAAGCCGTTAAAGCAAATTCAATTTATAAAGAAGAAGATACTGTAGTACCTCGATATGAATTACCCAAATTACTAAAAGGAATTAAGTTAATAGGGGCTAAATATGGGTTTCAATCAGTTTGTTACGGACATGCAGGAGATGGTAATTTGCATGTGAATATTATTAAAGGAAATTTAACGGATAAACAATGGAAAGAAGAAGTTCCAAAAGGGATCCGTGAAATTTTTGAGCTAACACTTTCTTTAAAAGGGACTTTGTCTGGAGAACACGGTATTGGCTGGGTGCAGAAAAATTATATGGATATAGCTTTTTCAAAAATGCACTTAGAATTAATGGAACAGATTAAATATATTTTTGATCCTAATAATATTATGAATCCAGGTAAAATCTTACCAGATAAATTTTAA
- a CDS encoding DUF6929 family protein, whose product MEKIKLSPFLNLEGIGAASGIIFHNKNLYIISDNSGFLFEYALESNQLSKHVLIPCATVNIEKKNKPDFEAITLKGTELHIFGSASTTKRNKKIIFNLDNSISTEIDYTPIYAELKNIFSISDEDLNIEGALYIENSLLLFQRGNSINSTNGIFNIRQSIKERNFDVSFHPITLPQIQHIETTFTDAIEIDEKIYFLATAEDTFSTYHDGDILGTILGIMNSRTFEIEKHILLSSNHKLEGITLFSKNKTELTFLVCEDNDTEELNTTIYKLIVNTEH is encoded by the coding sequence ATGGAAAAAATTAAACTTTCTCCTTTCCTAAATCTGGAAGGTATAGGTGCTGCATCAGGTATTATATTTCACAATAAAAATCTATACATCATTAGTGATAATTCAGGTTTTTTATTTGAATATGCTCTAGAAAGTAACCAATTATCAAAACATGTTTTAATACCATGCGCAACTGTAAATATTGAAAAAAAGAACAAACCAGATTTTGAGGCAATTACGCTAAAAGGTACAGAACTACACATTTTTGGGTCAGCATCAACGACTAAAAGAAACAAAAAAATAATTTTCAACCTAGATAATAGTATCTCAACGGAAATTGATTATACTCCTATATACGCTGAATTGAAAAACATATTTTCTATTTCTGATGAAGACCTTAATATTGAAGGCGCATTATATATTGAAAATAGCTTACTGTTATTTCAAAGGGGGAATAGTATAAATTCTACTAACGGTATTTTTAACATTCGTCAGTCTATAAAAGAAAGAAACTTTGATGTTTCTTTTCATCCTATTACTTTACCTCAGATACAACATATAGAAACTACTTTTACAGATGCCATTGAAATAGATGAAAAAATCTATTTTTTAGCAACAGCTGAAGACACCTTTTCTACCTATCATGATGGAGATATATTAGGAACCATTTTAGGCATTATGAATAGCCGTACTTTTGAAATAGAAAAGCACATACTACTATCATCTAATCATAAATTAGAAGGAATTACACTTTTTTCTAAAAACAAAACCGAATTAACTTTTTTAGTTTGTGAGGATAACGACACAGAAGAGTTAAATACTACTATTTATAAGCTAATAGTCAATACAGAACACTAA
- a CDS encoding MATE family efflux transporter, with protein MKLSIYTREFKENIKLAYPIVLGMLGHTLVSIIDNIMVGKLGAKELAAVSLANSFVFIGMSLGLGFSTAITPLVAEADGENSLVKGRSVFHHGLLLCTGLGIFLFGVIYLAKPLIIYMGQPQEVVELAKPFLDLVAFSLVPLIIFQGYKQFADGKSETKYGMWANLLCNVVHLFLNIVLIYGVWFFPKMGMLGAAVGTVLSRIIMVLYIHFALKSHEKFKPYFEGFSLQSIGKSMTKKIVALGLPSAMQMFFEVALFTGAIWLSGSIGTTSQAANQIALTLATFTFMFVSGLGVAGMVRVGNQKGIQDYEKLQIIARSIFLLALLVQGFFALVFIMTNNWLPQLFIDSKNTLTLRDNLEVLRIASNLILIAAVFQVFDGIQVTVLGALRGIQDVKVPMYLTFIAYWIVGFPISIYLGLFTSLKAIGIWIGLLAGLAVAALLLYLRFEKLSKKLLIHHS; from the coding sequence ATGAAACTTTCAATATATACTCGAGAATTTAAAGAAAATATAAAATTAGCTTATCCTATTGTTTTAGGAATGTTGGGGCATACCTTGGTGTCTATAATAGATAATATTATGGTAGGGAAGTTAGGTGCAAAAGAATTGGCTGCGGTTTCATTAGCTAATAGTTTTGTTTTTATAGGTATGTCGTTAGGTTTGGGTTTTTCAACTGCTATAACCCCATTAGTAGCAGAGGCAGATGGTGAAAATAGCTTAGTTAAAGGTCGTAGTGTTTTTCATCACGGATTGTTACTTTGTACAGGACTTGGGATCTTTTTGTTTGGAGTTATTTATTTGGCTAAACCATTGATTATTTATATGGGACAACCTCAAGAAGTGGTAGAGTTAGCGAAGCCATTTTTAGATTTAGTAGCGTTTTCTTTAGTACCGTTAATTATTTTTCAAGGGTATAAGCAATTTGCTGATGGAAAGAGTGAAACTAAATACGGTATGTGGGCTAACTTACTTTGTAATGTAGTACATTTATTTTTAAATATAGTGTTGATTTATGGAGTATGGTTTTTTCCAAAAATGGGTATGTTAGGTGCTGCTGTAGGTACTGTTTTATCTAGAATAATAATGGTGTTATATATACATTTTGCTTTAAAGTCGCATGAAAAATTCAAGCCTTATTTTGAAGGTTTTAGTTTGCAATCTATAGGTAAGAGCATGACTAAAAAGATTGTAGCGTTAGGATTACCTTCTGCTATGCAAATGTTTTTTGAGGTGGCTTTATTTACGGGAGCTATTTGGTTAAGTGGAAGTATTGGTACAACCAGTCAGGCAGCCAATCAAATTGCGTTAACCTTAGCGACCTTTACTTTTATGTTTGTGTCAGGTTTGGGGGTAGCAGGTATGGTACGTGTAGGAAATCAAAAAGGGATACAAGACTATGAGAAATTACAAATCATAGCACGATCTATTTTTTTACTTGCTCTATTAGTTCAAGGTTTTTTTGCTCTTGTTTTTATAATGACAAATAATTGGTTACCTCAATTATTTATAGATTCTAAAAATACATTAACTTTAAGAGATAATTTAGAGGTTCTTAGAATAGCTTCTAATTTGATTTTAATAGCGGCAGTTTTTCAAGTTTTTGATGGAATACAAGTAACTGTTTTGGGTGCATTGAGAGGTATTCAGGATGTAAAAGTTCCTATGTATCTTACTTTTATTGCTTATTGGATTGTAGGTTTTCCTATATCTATTTATTTAGGATTGTTTACATCTTTAAAAGCCATCGGAATTTGGATCGGTTTATTAGCTGGATTAGCAGTTGCAGCTTTATTATTGTATCTTCGCTTTGAAAAATTATCAAAAAAATTACTAATTCATCATAGTTAG
- a CDS encoding hexameric tyrosine-coordinated heme protein has translation MDALVPNNSLITATPEEGRMLAVKMARLVIKYTQPDASVREKLRPVYAEDPAMLIAIGQTVALEFATIAKANNYWKK, from the coding sequence ATGGATGCTTTAGTACCAAACAATTCTTTAATTACAGCTACGCCTGAAGAGGGAAGGATGTTAGCAGTAAAAATGGCTAGATTAGTCATAAAATATACACAACCTGATGCTTCAGTACGTGAAAAATTAAGACCAGTTTACGCAGAAGATCCTGCAATGTTAATTGCTATTGGTCAGACAGTAGCGTTAGAGTTTGCTACTATAGCAAAAGCTAATAATTATTGGAAAAAATAA
- a CDS encoding TerC/Alx family metal homeostasis membrane protein: MNEHPIFAEHPWLIVTFAVVVMFMLLLDLGIFNKKSHEVSSKEAVTWSFVWIALAMAFSGLVYHFAGATKFYEFQSAYWIEKALSVDNLFVFIMVFKFFDVANQNKHKVLFWGIIGALVLRAIFIFSGAFLIELTYLNKILELLGFTGFTYDINLVMTLFGLFLIYAGIKSWSTSDDEGDQDYNDTRGARLVRKFFNVTDAYEGDKFFTIENGKKMATPLLVVVAVIEFTDLLFAVDSIPAIFAISRDPFVLYTSNIFAILGLRALFFLLDNFIHLFHKLPYGLAIILTFIGTKMIIAPFYHVDSIISLIIIASVLVLSVILSIAFPESKE, encoded by the coding sequence ATGAATGAACATCCAATTTTTGCAGAACACCCTTGGCTGATTGTTACATTTGCAGTCGTAGTAATGTTTATGTTACTATTAGATTTAGGTATTTTTAATAAAAAAAGCCATGAAGTATCTAGTAAAGAAGCCGTAACTTGGTCGTTTGTTTGGATTGCTTTAGCTATGGCTTTTAGTGGATTAGTTTATCATTTTGCAGGAGCTACTAAGTTTTATGAATTTCAATCAGCATATTGGATAGAAAAGGCACTTTCAGTAGATAACCTATTTGTTTTTATAATGGTTTTTAAATTTTTTGATGTTGCTAATCAAAATAAACATAAAGTTTTATTTTGGGGAATAATAGGAGCTTTAGTTTTAAGAGCTATTTTTATTTTTTCAGGTGCTTTTTTAATTGAATTAACTTATTTAAATAAAATTCTAGAATTATTAGGTTTTACTGGATTTACATACGATATTAATTTAGTAATGACGCTTTTTGGGTTATTCTTGATTTATGCGGGTATTAAATCATGGTCTACTAGTGATGATGAAGGGGATCAAGATTATAATGATACACGAGGAGCGAGATTAGTACGTAAATTTTTTAATGTTACAGATGCATATGAAGGGGATAAATTTTTTACTATAGAAAATGGTAAAAAAATGGCTACCCCATTATTAGTAGTCGTTGCTGTAATTGAATTTACAGACTTATTATTTGCCGTAGATTCAATACCTGCTATTTTTGCTATTTCACGTGATCCTTTTGTTCTTTATACATCTAATATTTTTGCTATATTAGGGTTAAGAGCCTTATTCTTTTTATTAGATAATTTTATTCATTTATTTCATAAATTGCCATATGGCTTAGCCATTATATTAACTTTTATAGGAACTAAAATGATTATAGCTCCTTTTTACCATGTAGATTCTATAATATCACTGATTATAATTGCCAGTGTTTTAGTATTATCTGTAATCTTATCAATAGCCTTTCCTGAATCTAAAGAATAA
- a CDS encoding Crp/Fnr family transcriptional regulator produces the protein MYLPVVKSGVVRLDCTSVVKDVLLDYVVAGEACMVSFSHYKIMDKLLFTAQALTKVEAWLLPKDLIDELLLKDKAFVDYLVNRLAFEFQNILQLYVGLQNDDLEKRLERYLQKYGNKLEINGIKLTHQQIAIDLGVSRESISRIMAKKN, from the coding sequence TTGTATTTACCTGTTGTTAAATCAGGAGTAGTTAGGTTAGATTGTACTTCTGTTGTAAAAGATGTATTGTTAGATTATGTAGTGGCAGGAGAAGCTTGTATGGTGAGTTTTTCCCATTATAAGATCATGGATAAATTATTATTTACAGCTCAAGCTTTAACAAAGGTGGAGGCATGGTTGTTACCAAAAGATTTAATTGATGAATTGTTGTTAAAAGATAAAGCTTTTGTTGATTATTTAGTCAATAGGTTAGCTTTTGAATTTCAAAATATATTACAACTATATGTTGGGTTGCAAAATGATGATTTAGAAAAACGTTTAGAGCGATATCTTCAAAAATATGGGAATAAGCTAGAAATAAATGGTATTAAGTTGACCCATCAACAAATAGCAATTGATTTAGGAGTCAGTAGAGAAAGTATTTCAAGAATTATGGCTAAGAAAAATTAG